In Lodderomyces elongisporus chromosome 1, complete sequence, a genomic segment contains:
- the COQ5 gene encoding 2-hexaprenyl-6-methoxy-1,4-benzoquinone methyltransferase (BUSCO:EOG09264A8D) — translation MLPSTTRNIVSRTLKQLQPTAALNISRYNSTHPKSTTPPQPQDANDPSTTHFGFKTVNRAEKENLVGGVFSSVASNYDIMNDVMSMGVHRLWKQHFINRLDAGMRPNSTEPLQFLDVAGGTGDIAFGLLDHAAEKFGDHVSKMTVADINPDMLREGENRYLDTKWCKEAQETGINRVEFLVQNGETMDAIEDNSKDVYTIAFGIRNFTNIQKGLDTAYRVLKPGGIFACLEFSQVENPLIDYAYQAYSFSLLPLMGQLIANDRDSYQYLVESIQRFPKQEEFKSMIEKAGFYVPEPGYENLTFGVASIHIGIKL, via the coding sequence ATGCTTCCGTCCACAACCAGAAACATTGTCTCTAGGACGTTGAAACAATTGCAACCCACTGCTGCATTAAACATCTCAAGATATAACTCCACCCATCCAAAATCGACAACACCACCTCAACCTCAAGATGCTAATGATCCATCCACTACACATTTTGGATTTAAAACTGTGAACCGTGCCGAAAAGGAGAAtcttgttggtggtgtCTTTTCCTCTGTTGCGTCCAACTACGATATAATGAACGATGTAATGTCCATGGGTGTGCATCGATTATGGAAACAACATTTCATCAATAGACTCGATGCTGGAATGAGACCTAATTCTACCGAGCCTTTGCAATTCCTCGATGTTGCAGGTGGAACTGGAGATATTGCATTTGGATTATTGGACCACGCTGCGGAAAAATTTGGTGATCATGTGAGTAAAATGACTGTTGCAGATATCAACCCTGATATGTTGCGCGAAGGTGAGAATAGATACTTGGATACCAAATGGTGCAAGGAAGCTCAGGAGACTGGCATAAACAGAGTTGAATTCTTAGTCCAAAATGGTGAAACGATGGACGCGATCGAGGATAACTCGAAAGATGTTTATACTATTGCGTTTGGAATTCGTAACTTTACAAACATTCAAAAGGGTCTTGACACAGCATACAGAGTGCTCAAACCAGGTGGAATCTTTGCCTGTTTGGAATTCAGTCAGGTTGAAAATCCATTAATTGATTATGCATACCAAGCATACtcgttttctcttttgccATTAATGGGTCAATTGATTGCAAATGACAGAGATAGTTACCAGTACCTCGTGGAAAGTATCCAAAGATTCCCCAAACAAGAGGAGTTTAAGCTGATGATTGAAAAAGCTGGCTTCTATGTTCCCGAACCGGGGTACGAAAATTTGACATTTGGCGTGGCTAGTATTCACATTGGTATCAAATTGTAA
- the GCD7 gene encoding GCD complex subunit gcd7, giving the protein MFINQIFTFTPPFQHTPLTISSLYMTQITPEIQSLLDPVVAKLKRHQINDDDDKELALIIAHLLMKVISAARWSSTYELINLIREVGQTIHKAYPRRIIPGNIVRRVLAIIRDELETDNNATGSGGTANENNVPMMSSMFSLLSTTNKQENVNAQDKTPQTKKQNSDMRSIIIQGIRDLIDEITNMNENLESMSVDLIHDNEILLTPTPASDTVLHFLLKARSKRKFTVLVTENFPNDLQKAQKFAKKLAQHDIETILIPDSTTYAVMSRVGKVIVGTNAVFANGGCLSQSGVANVVECAKEHKTPVFAVAGLYKLSPLYPFTRNELIEVGNSGKVLSHDDFELVNNVEVVTNPLEDYIPPQHIDIFITNVGGFAPSFIYRIVLDNYKTEDNKLD; this is encoded by the exons atgtttat TAACCAGatctttacttttactcCTCCTTTCCAGCATACGCCACTTACTATTTCTTCCCTTTATATGACGCAAATTACACCGGAGATACAATCGCTATTGGATCCTGTTGTAGCAAAGCTCAAACGACATCAAataaatgatgatgacgacaAGGAATTGGCCTTGATCATTGCCCATCTCTTGATGAAGGTCATCTCCGCAGCAAGGTGGTCCAGCACGTACGAGCTCATCAATTTAATCCGAGAGGTTGGCCAAACAATCCATAAGGCCTACCCTAGAAGAATCATTCCAGGTAACATAGTACGAAGAGTGTTGGCCATCATCCGCGATGAACTCGAAACCGATAATAATGCTACTGGAAGTGGTGGTACTGCGAATGAGAATAATGTACCTATGATGAGTTCCATGTTTAGCTTACTCTCAACTACAAACAAGCAAGAAAATGTTAATGCTCAAGATAAAACACCACagacaaagaaacagaataGTGACATGAGAAGTATAATTATTCAAGGGATTCGAGATCTTATTGACGAAATCACCAACATGAATGAAAATTTGGAGTCCATGTCTGTGGACTTGATCCACGATAACGAGATTTTGCTCACACCAACTCCTGCTTCAGACACCGTTttgcattttcttttaaaagcAAGATCAAAGAGAAAGTTTACGGTGTTGGTGACAGAGAATTTCCCTAATGATTTGCAAAAGGCACAAaaatttgccaaaaaatTGGCACAACATGACATCGAAACTATCCTTATTCCAGACTCAACAACTTATGCAGTGATGTCGAGGGTTGGTAAAGTAATTGTAGGCACAAATGCCGTATTTGCCAATGGAGGGTGTCTTTCCCAAAGTGGCGTTGCCAATGTTGTCGAGTGCGCAAAAGAACACAAGACACCTGTGTTTGCTGTGGCCGGCTTGTATAAATTATCACCATTATACCCATTTACGAGAAACGAGTTAATCGAAGTGGGCAATTCAGGTAAAGTGTTGAGTCATGACGATTTTGAACTTGTCAATAATGTTGAAGTTGTAACTAACCCATTGGAGGATTATATCCCGCCTCAACATATCGATATCTTTATTACCAATGTTGGTGGGTTTGCACCAAGCTTTATTTATAGAATTGTGTTGGATAACTACAAGACTGAGGACAATAAGTTGGATtga
- the MDJ2 gene encoding Mitochondrial import motor associating protein — translation MVLPIIVGVGATVLALTARATIASYKQFLTLTPQMIANLNGIRITNQDPAHHSLNKSDPRYQHYKFLRSKYPNRSFSNPMTEQEALFILGIEGDDILRVDKRMVRDRYRKLMTRNHPDKNGSVYLSQKINEAKDILDKSYMVNK, via the coding sequence ATGGTGCTTCCAATAATTGTCGGCGTGGGTGCTACAGTATTAGCCCTAACAGCGAGAGCCACCATTGCGTCATATAAACAATTTCTCACATTAACACCGCAAATGATTGCAAACCTCAATGGTATCCGAATAACAAACCAGGATCCAGCGCATCATTCGCTAAATAAGTCTGATCCACGATATCAGCACTATAAGTTTTTGCGACTGAAGTATCCGAACCGAAGTTTCCTGAACCCAATGACTGAACAAGAGGCATTGTTTATATTAGGTATCGAAGGAGATGATATCTTGAGGGTGGATAAAAGGATGGTTAGGGACCGATATAGGAAGTTAATGACTAGGAACCACCCGGATAAGAATGGGAGTGTTTATTTGAGTCAAAAGATTAATGAGGCAAAGGATATATTGGATAAAAGTTATATGGTTAACAAGTAG
- the CDC19 gene encoding pyruvate kinase cdc19 (BUSCO:EOG09261QXC) gives MSHSSLTWLSNLNLEQTPHKYLRRSSIIGTIGPKTNNVDVLVKLRKAGLNIVRMNFSHGSYEYHQSVIDNARKSEEVYKGRPLAIALDTKGPEIRTGTTIDEKDYPIPPNHQMIFTTDDAYKLKCNDEIMYIDYKNITKVISPGKIIYVDDGVLSFEVESVEDDNTLKVRSINGGKISSHKGVNLPGTDVDLPPLSEKDKADIRFGVKNKVHMIFASFIRSADDIRHIREVLGEDGKEIQIIAKIENQQGVNNFDEILEVTDGVMVARGDLGIEIPAPQVFIVQKKLIAKCNLAAKPVVCATQMLESMTYNPRPTRAEVSDVGNAILDGADCVMLSGETAKGDYPFEAVSMMHNTCLIAEKAIAYPQLFNELRSLAVKPTSTTETCAMAAVAAAYDQDAKAIVVLSTSGHSARYVSKYKPDVPILMVTRNENSAKYSHLYRGVYPFVYKKDRLPNWQEDVESRLRWAVSEAVDLGIIAKGDSIVTVQGWTRGSGHSNTVRIVQA, from the coding sequence ATGTCACACTCTTCATTAACATGGTTGTCCAACTTGAACCTTGAGCAGACTCCTCACAAATACTTGAGAAGATCCTCCATCATTGGTACTATTGGACCAAAAACCAACAATGTTGACGTCTTGGTCAAGTTGAGAAAAGCTGGTTTGAACATTGTCAGAATGAACTTTTCCCACGGTTCTTATGAATACCACCAATCTGTCATTGACAATGCTAGAAAATCCGAAGAGGTTTACAAAGGTAGACCATTGGCCATTGCCTTGGACACCAAGGGTCCAGAAATCAGAACCGGTACCacaattgatgaaaaagactACCCAATCCCACCAAACCACCAAATGATCTTCACCACTGATGACGCCTACAAACTCAAATGTAACGATGAGATTATGTACATTGACTACAAAAACATTACAAAGGTTATCTCCCCTGGTAAAATCATCTACGTTGATGACGGTGTCTTGTCCTTTGAAGTTGAATCCGTCGAAGATGACAACACTTTGAAGGTTAGATCCATCAATGGTGGTAAGATTTCATCCCACAAGGGTGTCAACTTGCCAGGAACTGATGTCGACTTGCCTCCATTATCCGAAAAGGATAAGGCCGATATCAGATTCGGTGTTAAGAACAAGGTCCACATGATCTTTGCTTCATTTATCAGATCAGCAGATGACATTAGACACATTAGAGAAGTTTTGGGTGAggatggaaaagaaatccAAATCATTGCCAAGATTGAAAACCAACAAGGTGTCAACAACTTTGACGAGATTTTGGAAGTCACCGATGGTGTTATGGTTGCCAGAGGAGACTTGGGTATCGAGATCCCAGCTCCTCAAGTGTTTATCgtgcaaaagaaattgattgCTAAATGTAACTTGGCTGCTAAACCAGTTGTCTGTGCTACTCAAATGTTGGAGTCAATGACCTACAACCCAAGACCAACAAGAGCTGAAGTTTCAGATGTTGGTAACGCCATCTTAGACGGTGCTGATTGTGTGATGTTGTCTGGTGAAACAGCCAAAGGTGACTACCCATTCGAAGCCGTGTCAATGATGCACAACACCTGTCTTATTGCAGAAAAGGCAATTGCATACCCACAATTATTCAACGAATTGAGATCATTGGCCGTCAAGCCAACCTCAACCACCGAAACCTGTGCAATGGCTGCCGTTGCCGCTGCATACGACCAAGACGCCAAGGCCATTGTCGTTCTTTCAACTTCAGGTCACTCAGCAAGATACGTCTCCAAGTACAAGCCAGATGTTCCAATCTTGATGGTCACTAGAAACGAAAACAGTGCCAAATACTCACACTTGTATAGAGGTGTCTACCCATTCGTGTACAAGAAGGACAGATTACCAAACTGGCAAGAGGATGTCGAGAGCAGATTGAGATGGGCTGTCTCCGAAGCAGTTGACTTGGGAATTATCGCCAAGGGTGACTCCATTGTCACTGTGCAAGGATGGACCAGAGGTTCTGGACACTCCAACACTGTGAGAATCGTCCAAGCTTAA